A genomic region of Ursus arctos isolate Adak ecotype North America unplaced genomic scaffold, UrsArc2.0 scaffold_8, whole genome shotgun sequence contains the following coding sequences:
- the GGCX gene encoding vitamin K-dependent gamma-carboxylase isoform X2, producing the protein MAVSARSARVQPDSHKVQKDKAGQSSGPSQGSGMGTLLGFEWTDVSSWGRLVTLLNRPTDPASLAVFRFLFGLMMVLDIPQERGLSSLDRRYLDGLDVCRFPLLDALQPLPLDWMYLVYTVMFLGALGMMLGLCYRLSCVLFLLPYWYVFLLDKTSWNNHSYLYGLLAFQLTFMDANHYWCLDLSTSCNPLRRRED; encoded by the exons ATGGCCGTGTCTGCCCGGTCCGCGCGGGTCCAGCCGGACTCAC ATAAAGTACAGAAAGATAAGGCTGGACAGTCTTCAGGGCCCAGCCAGGGCAGTGGAATGGGGACACTCTTGGGGTTTGAGTGGACAGATGTTTCCAGCTGGGGAAGGCTGGTGACCCTGCTGAATCGACCAACAGATCCTGCCAGCCTGGCTGTCTTCCGTTTTCTCTTTG GGCTGATGATGGTGTTGGACATTCCTCAAGAGCGGGGACTCAGCTCCCTGGACCGAAGATACCTGGATGGGCTGGATGTGTGCCGTTTCCCCCTGCTGGATGCCCTGCAGCCACTACCACTTGACTGGATGTATCTTGTCTATACCGTCATGTTTCTGG GAGCACTGGGCATGATGCTGGGCCTGTGCTACCGGCTAAGCTGTGTGTTATTCCTGCTGCCGTACTGGTATGTGTTTCTCCTGGACAAGACGTCATGGAACAACCACTCCTATCTGTATGGTTTGTTGGCCTTTCAGCTGACGTTCATGGATGCAAACCACTACTG GTGCCTTGATCTATCCACTTCCTGTAATCCACTTAGAAGAAGAGAAGACTAA
- the VAMP8 gene encoding vesicle-associated membrane protein 8, whose product MEEASGGGGHDHVRNLQNEVEGVKNIMTQNVERILARGENLEHLRNKTEDLEATSEHFKTTSQKVARKFWWKNVKMIVLICVIVFIIILFIVLFATRAIPT is encoded by the exons ATG GAGGAGGCCAGTGGAGGTGGGGGACATGATCACGTAAGGAACCTGCAGAATGAGGTGGAGGGAGTCAAGAATATTATGACCCAGAATGTGGAGCGGATCCTGGCCCGAGGAGAAAACCTGGAACATCTCCGCAACAAGACAGAGGATCTGGAAGCCACA TCGGAGCACTTCAAGACTACATCGCAGAAGGTGGCTCGGAAGTTCTGGTGGAAGAACGTGAAGATGATTGTCCTCATCTGCGTGATAGTTTTTATCATCATCCTCTTCATCGTGCTCTTTGCCACCCGTGCCATCCCAACTTAG
- the VAMP5 gene encoding vesicle-associated membrane protein 5: MAGTELERCQRQADEVTEIMLDNFGKVLERDGKLTELEQRSDQLLDMSSAFSKTTKTLAQKKRWENMRCRIYLGLVVGAVLLILLIVLLAIFLPQSSGGSSAPQAEGAASGSRN; this comes from the exons ATG GCAGGGACAGAGTTGGAACGGTGCCAGCGGCAGGCGGACGAGGTGACAGAAATCATGCTCGACAACTTCGGCAAGGTCCTGGAGCGCGATGGGAAACTGACAGAGCTGGAGCAGCGTTCGGACCAACTGCTGGACATG AGCTCAGCCTTCAGCAAGACAACCAAGACCCTGGCTCAGAAGAAGCGCTGGGAGAACATGCGTTGCCGGATCTACTTGGGGCTGGTGGTGGGCGCTGTCCTACTCATCCTTCTGATTGTGCTGCTGGCCATCTTTCTCCCACAGAGCAGTGGGGGCAGCAGTGCCCCACAGGCCGAGGGTGCTGCCTCAGGGTCTAGGAACTGA
- the RNF181 gene encoding E3 ubiquitin-protein ligase RNF181 isoform X2 — protein MASYFDEHDCEPLDSEQEARTNMLLELARSLFNRMDFEDLGLVVDWDHHLPPPAAKTVVENLPRTVIRGSQAELKCPVCLLEFEEEETAIEMPCHHLFHSNCILPWLSKTNSCPLCRHELPTDDDTYEEHRRDKARKQQQKHRLENLHGAMYT, from the exons ATGGCGTCCTATTTCGATGAACACGACTGTGAGCCGTTGGattctgagcaggaagcccgaacCAATATGCTGCTGGAGCTCGCAAG GTCACTTTTCAACAGGATGGACTTTGAAGACTTGGGGTTGGTAGTAGATTGGGATCACCACTTGCCTCCACCTGCTGCCAAGACTGTGGTTGAGAACCTTCCCAGGACAGTCATCAGGGGCTCTCAGGCTG AGCTCAAGTGCCCCGTGTGTCTTTTGGAATTTGAGGAGGAGGAGACTGCCATTGAGATGCCTTGCCATCATCTCTTCCATTCCAACTGCATTCTACCCTGGCTAAGCAAG ACAAATTCCTGCCCCCTTTGCCGCCATGAGCTGCCCACTGATGATGACACTTATGAGGAGCACCGACGAGATAAG GCTCGCAAGCAGCAGCAAAAGCACCGACTTGAGAATCTCCACGGAGCCATGTACACATGA
- the RNF181 gene encoding E3 ubiquitin-protein ligase RNF181 isoform X1, giving the protein MASYFDEHDCEPLDSEQEARTNMLLELARSLFNRMDFEDLGLVVDWDHHLPPPAAKTVVENLPRTVIRGSQAELKCPVCLLEFEEEETAIEMPCHHLFHSNCILPWLSKTNSCPLCRHELPTDDDTYEEHRRDKVGAGGKWRGRVVMGTPRVPVLSVLIPYVSRPG; this is encoded by the exons ATGGCGTCCTATTTCGATGAACACGACTGTGAGCCGTTGGattctgagcaggaagcccgaacCAATATGCTGCTGGAGCTCGCAAG GTCACTTTTCAACAGGATGGACTTTGAAGACTTGGGGTTGGTAGTAGATTGGGATCACCACTTGCCTCCACCTGCTGCCAAGACTGTGGTTGAGAACCTTCCCAGGACAGTCATCAGGGGCTCTCAGGCTG AGCTCAAGTGCCCCGTGTGTCTTTTGGAATTTGAGGAGGAGGAGACTGCCATTGAGATGCCTTGCCATCATCTCTTCCATTCCAACTGCATTCTACCCTGGCTAAGCAAG ACAAATTCCTGCCCCCTTTGCCGCCATGAGCTGCCCACTGATGATGACACTTATGAGGAGCACCGACGAGATAAGGTAGGGGCTGGTGGTAAGTGGAGAGGTCGGGTGGTAATGGGGACCCCCCGAGTCCCTGTCCTTAGCGTTCTCATTCCCTATGTTAGCAGGCCTGGGTAG
- the TMEM150A gene encoding transmembrane protein 150A isoform X1, producing the protein MTAWILLPVSLSAFSITGLWTVYAMAVMNRHACPVENWSYNESCSPDPIEQGGPKTCCTLDDVPLISKCGTYPPESCLFSLIGNMGAFMVVLICLLLYGQLLEQSRHSWVNTTTLITGCTNAAGLVVVGNFQVDHAKSLHYIGTGVAFPAGLLFVCLHCALSYHGATAPQDLAMAYLRIVLAAIAFVTLILSAVFFMHESSQLQHGAALCEWVFVIDILIFYGTFSYEFGAVSSETLVAALQPAPGRACKSSGSSSTSTHLNCAPESIAMI; encoded by the exons aTGACCGCCTGGATCCTCCTTCCTGTCAGCTTGTCAGCATTCTCCATCACAGGCCTATGGACTGT GTATGCCATGGCCGTGATGAACCGCCACGCATGCCCTGTGGAGAACTG GTCCTACAACGAATCCTGCTCTCCTGACCCCATTGAACAAGGGGGCCCCAAGACCTGCTGCACCCTGGACGATGTCCCCCTCATCAG caagtgTGGCACATATCCCCCAGAGAGCTGCCTCTTCAGCCTCATTGGCAACATGGGTGCTTTCATGG TGGTCCTGATCTGCCTGCTGCTCTACGGGCAGCTCCTGGAGCAGAGTCGTCATTCCTGGGTTAACACCACGACACTCATCACGGGCTGCACCAATGCTGCGGGCCTCGTGGTAGTCGGCAACTTCCAG GTTGATCATGCGAAGTCTCTGCACTATATTGGAACTGGTGTGGCCTTCCCCGCTGGACTGCTCTTCGTCTGCCTGCACTGTGCCCTCTCCTACCATGGGGCCACTGCCCCCCAGGACCTGGCTATGGCCTACCTGCGGATTGTACTGGCAGCCATTGCCTTTGTCACCCTAATTCTCA GCGCTGTCTTCTTTATGCACGAGAGCTCTCAGCTGCAGCACGGGGCAGCACTGTGCGAGTGGGTGTTTGTGATTGACATCCTCATTTTCTACGGCACCTTCAGCTATGAGTTTGGGGCAGTCTCCTCAGAGACACTGGTGGCTGCACTGCAGCCTGCCCCTGGCCGGGCCTGCAAGTCCTCCGGGAGCAGTAGCACCTCCACTCACCTCAACTGTGCTCCAGAAAGCATCGCCATGATCTGA
- the TMEM150A gene encoding transmembrane protein 150A isoform X2 has product MAVMNRHACPVENWSYNESCSPDPIEQGGPKTCCTLDDVPLISKCGTYPPESCLFSLIGNMGAFMVVLICLLLYGQLLEQSRHSWVNTTTLITGCTNAAGLVVVGNFQVDHAKSLHYIGTGVAFPAGLLFVCLHCALSYHGATAPQDLAMAYLRIVLAAIAFVTLILSAVFFMHESSQLQHGAALCEWVFVIDILIFYGTFSYEFGAVSSETLVAALQPAPGRACKSSGSSSTSTHLNCAPESIAMI; this is encoded by the exons ATGGCCGTGATGAACCGCCACGCATGCCCTGTGGAGAACTG GTCCTACAACGAATCCTGCTCTCCTGACCCCATTGAACAAGGGGGCCCCAAGACCTGCTGCACCCTGGACGATGTCCCCCTCATCAG caagtgTGGCACATATCCCCCAGAGAGCTGCCTCTTCAGCCTCATTGGCAACATGGGTGCTTTCATGG TGGTCCTGATCTGCCTGCTGCTCTACGGGCAGCTCCTGGAGCAGAGTCGTCATTCCTGGGTTAACACCACGACACTCATCACGGGCTGCACCAATGCTGCGGGCCTCGTGGTAGTCGGCAACTTCCAG GTTGATCATGCGAAGTCTCTGCACTATATTGGAACTGGTGTGGCCTTCCCCGCTGGACTGCTCTTCGTCTGCCTGCACTGTGCCCTCTCCTACCATGGGGCCACTGCCCCCCAGGACCTGGCTATGGCCTACCTGCGGATTGTACTGGCAGCCATTGCCTTTGTCACCCTAATTCTCA GCGCTGTCTTCTTTATGCACGAGAGCTCTCAGCTGCAGCACGGGGCAGCACTGTGCGAGTGGGTGTTTGTGATTGACATCCTCATTTTCTACGGCACCTTCAGCTATGAGTTTGGGGCAGTCTCCTCAGAGACACTGGTGGCTGCACTGCAGCCTGCCCCTGGCCGGGCCTGCAAGTCCTCCGGGAGCAGTAGCACCTCCACTCACCTCAACTGTGCTCCAGAAAGCATCGCCATGATCTGA
- the CUNH2orf68 gene encoding UPF0561 protein C2orf68 homolog, with protein MEAAPDPGPGLCCKPGGRLDMSHGFVHHIRRNQLARDDYDKKVKQAAKEKARRRHTPAPTRPRKPDLQVYLPRHRDGSTHPSNPDCEESGESSSSGGSEPEPSGHQLFCLEYEADSGEVTSVIVYQDDDPGRVSEEVAAHTPLDPPMREALKLRVQEEIAKRQSRH; from the exons ATGGAAGCGGCTCCGGATCCCGGGCCGGGGCTCTGCTGCAAGCCTGGCGGGCGGCTGGACATGAGCCACGGCTTTGTGCACCACATCCGACGGAACCAGCTCGCCCG GGACGACTATGACAAGAAGGTGAAGCAGGCGGCCAAGGAGAAGGCTAGGAGGCGGCACACGCCCGCGCCGACGCGGCCCCGCAAGCCCGACCTGCAGGTGTACCTGCCGAGACACCGAG ATGGCTCTACCCACCCAAGCAACCCAGACTGTGAGGAGTCCGGTGAAAGCAGCAGTAGTGGCGGCTCCGAGCCAGAACCTTCTGGCCATCAGCTCTTCTGTTTAGAATATGAGGCAGACAGCGGAGAGGTCACCTCAGTTATCGTGTATCAG GACGATGATCCAGGAAGGGTGAGTGAGGAGGTGGCGGCACACACGCCTCTGGACCCACCCATGCGAGAGGCCCTCAAATTGCGCGTCCAGGAGGAGATTGCAAAGCGCCAGAGCCGACACTGA